One segment of bacterium DNA contains the following:
- a CDS encoding VOC family protein — protein MIERIAFTLYPVKDVARARAFYEGTLGLAVSSDFGGHWIEFELAGGVFAISDMIPDLGPSAERGGKIAFEVDDVDALTERLRASGVPVVVEPFSTPVCRMSVVLDPEGNSLTLHHVTA, from the coding sequence ATGATCGAACGAATCGCCTTCACCCTGTACCCGGTCAAGGACGTGGCCCGGGCCCGCGCCTTCTACGAAGGGACGCTGGGGCTGGCCGTTTCCAGCGACTTCGGCGGCCACTGGATCGAGTTCGAGCTGGCGGGAGGCGTCTTCGCCATCTCGGACATGATTCCCGACCTCGGTCCGTCGGCGGAGCGCGGCGGCAAGATCGCGTTCGAGGTGGACGACGTCGACGCCCTGACGGAGCGGCTGCGCGCGTCCGGCGTGCCGGTCGTCGTCGAGCCGTTCTCGACGCCGGTCTGCCGGATGAGCGTCGTGCTCGACCCCGAAGGCAACAGCCTCACCCTCCACCACGTGACCGCGTAG